One stretch of Armatimonadota bacterium DNA includes these proteins:
- a CDS encoding DUF2231 domain-containing protein, whose translation MVTFLFHAPVTDFPVALWLTSLLFDALGWWRPREVYRTMALWLVGLGLLSAAVAIGTAFYDYARLVREGVGTAFLQRHATHSLLAYAATATYLVSFLLRWRAPQARAAIGGLAVVGALLVGLAGYLGGELRKVM comes from the coding sequence ATGGTGACCTTTCTCTTCCACGCGCCGGTCACGGACTTCCCCGTGGCCCTGTGGCTCACGAGCCTGCTGTTCGACGCGCTGGGGTGGTGGCGGCCCCGGGAGGTGTACCGGACCATGGCCCTGTGGCTCGTGGGGTTGGGACTCCTGTCCGCGGCGGTGGCCATCGGCACCGCGTTTTACGACTACGCGCGCCTGGTGCGGGAAGGGGTGGGCACGGCCTTTCTGCAGCGCCACGCCACGCACAGCCTCCTCGCCTACGCGGCCACCGCCACCTACCTCGTGAGTTTCCTGCTCCGCTGGAGAGCCCCGCAGGCCCGGGCCGCCATCGGCGGGCTCGCGGTCGTAGGCGCGCTCCTCGTCGGCCTTGCCGGGTACCTCGGCGGCGAGCTCCGGAAGGTGATGTGA
- the pabB gene encoding aminodeoxychorismate synthase component I → MHRLIRIPAPYPPSPAAVLEAFPREPGRVLLESAGGPEDLSVRSFVTARPFALLTGRGGRYLLRTDRARSTLTGCPFTALQRTLWSFGADLPRGPLGLMEPLADWPTFAGGGIGYLSYDLGRQVERLPALALDDLGLPELWIAWYDAAVVLDHRRREAAVVGRVLPGREQAVADHVRFLLRALEVAAERPDQNSGLLPERFALRSTFTREGYEAAVRRAIAYIRAGDIFQVNLSQRFCAPWPGDPWLLYRRLRRTNPAPFAAFLDGGTWAVVSASPERFLQVDPRTRRVETRPIKGTRPRGRTPEEDARYAERLLQSEKDLAELVMIVDLERNDLGRVCTYGTVRVPELRRLEAYPTVWHTVAVVEGRLRPGVGPAELLRATFPGGSITGAPKVRAMEIIEELEPVRRGVYTGAIGWFGWDGALDLSIAIRTFVVTGGEAYFHAGGGIVADSDPAAEYEETLAKALGLVRALREGVEVPAVRVAQ, encoded by the coding sequence ATGCACCGCCTGATCCGGATCCCCGCCCCGTATCCGCCCAGCCCCGCGGCGGTGCTGGAAGCCTTCCCGAGGGAGCCAGGCCGGGTCCTGCTCGAGAGCGCAGGAGGCCCGGAGGACCTGAGCGTCCGCTCCTTCGTCACCGCCCGGCCTTTTGCGCTCCTCACGGGCCGCGGGGGCCGCTACCTCCTCCGCACCGACCGGGCGAGGTCCACCCTCACGGGTTGCCCGTTCACCGCGCTCCAGCGGACGCTCTGGTCCTTCGGCGCGGATCTCCCGCGCGGACCCCTGGGGCTTATGGAGCCGCTCGCGGACTGGCCCACCTTCGCGGGTGGCGGGATCGGCTACCTCAGCTACGACCTCGGCCGCCAGGTGGAGCGCCTCCCCGCCCTCGCCCTCGATGACCTCGGCCTTCCGGAGCTGTGGATCGCGTGGTACGACGCCGCGGTGGTCCTCGATCACCGTCGGCGGGAGGCCGCGGTGGTGGGGCGGGTGCTGCCGGGTCGGGAACAGGCGGTGGCGGACCACGTGCGGTTTCTCCTGCGGGCCCTGGAGGTCGCGGCGGAACGCCCGGATCAGAATTCCGGGCTCCTCCCGGAGCGCTTCGCCCTGCGGTCCACCTTCACCCGGGAGGGATACGAGGCCGCGGTGCGGCGGGCCATCGCGTACATCCGGGCGGGCGACATCTTCCAGGTGAACCTCAGCCAGCGGTTCTGCGCCCCCTGGCCCGGGGATCCGTGGCTTCTGTACCGCCGGCTCCGTCGCACCAACCCCGCGCCCTTCGCCGCCTTTCTCGACGGCGGCACGTGGGCCGTGGTGAGCGCTTCGCCGGAGCGCTTCCTGCAGGTGGACCCCCGTACCCGGCGGGTGGAGACCCGGCCCATCAAGGGCACGCGGCCCCGCGGCCGGACTCCGGAGGAGGACGCCCGGTATGCCGAGAGGCTCCTCCAGAGCGAGAAGGATCTCGCGGAACTGGTGATGATCGTGGACCTGGAGCGCAACGATCTGGGTCGGGTCTGCACGTACGGGACCGTTCGGGTGCCGGAGCTGCGGCGCCTGGAGGCCTATCCCACGGTTTGGCACACGGTGGCGGTGGTGGAGGGGAGGCTCCGGCCCGGCGTAGGGCCGGCGGAGCTCCTGCGGGCCACGTTCCCGGGCGGGTCCATCACGGGAGCTCCCAAGGTCCGGGCCATGGAGATCATCGAGGAGCTGGAGCCCGTACGCCGCGGGGTGTACACGGGCGCCATCGGGTGGTTCGGATGGGACGGTGCCCTGGACCTGAGCATCGCCATCCGCACCTTCGTGGTGACCGGCGGGGAGGCGTACTTCCACGCGGGCGGGGGGATCGTGGCGGACTCCGATCCCGCCGCGGAGTACGAGGAGACCCTCGCCAAGGCCCTGGGGCTTGTGCGGGCTCTGCGGGAGGGGGTCGAAGTCCCTGCGGTTCGTGTGGCTCAGTAG
- a CDS encoding aminotransferase class IV, whose protein sequence is MEARRAWIPATDRGFLLGDGLFETTRVYRGRAPLLAYHLRRLHAGAERLGIPIPWDLGSAAAELLRHVPAEHGVLRITLTRGPGPRGYDPPATAHPTALLQVDPLEAAAEPVDAWLSSLRRDPRAPTAGLKTTSALPLVLARQEARAAGCGEALLLDTEGNLAEGTATNLFWVREGILYTPALATGCLPGIARALVLELSRVHGIPVREVTAPVEALEGASEAFLTNAVRLLLPLRSVRLPGGARISLPAGPLTETFRAALWNRFVEG, encoded by the coding sequence GTGGAGGCCAGGCGGGCCTGGATCCCGGCCACCGACCGGGGGTTCCTGCTGGGAGATGGCCTCTTCGAGACCACCCGGGTGTACCGGGGACGTGCGCCCCTGCTCGCGTACCACCTCCGGAGGCTGCATGCAGGCGCGGAGCGACTCGGGATCCCCATCCCGTGGGACCTCGGGTCCGCGGCCGCGGAACTTCTGCGGCACGTTCCCGCGGAGCACGGGGTGCTGCGGATCACCCTCACCCGGGGCCCGGGGCCCCGGGGCTACGATCCGCCCGCCACGGCGCACCCCACGGCCCTCCTCCAGGTGGATCCCCTGGAAGCCGCGGCAGAGCCCGTGGACGCGTGGCTCTCCTCCCTCCGCCGCGATCCCCGCGCTCCCACCGCCGGGCTCAAGACCACGAGCGCCCTCCCGCTCGTTCTGGCCCGCCAGGAAGCCCGGGCCGCGGGGTGCGGGGAGGCACTGCTGTTGGATACGGAGGGGAACCTCGCGGAGGGGACCGCCACCAACCTCTTCTGGGTGCGGGAAGGAATCCTCTACACGCCCGCCCTCGCCACCGGGTGCCTCCCCGGCATTGCCCGGGCCCTGGTCCTGGAACTGTCCCGGGTTCACGGAATCCCCGTGCGGGAGGTCACCGCTCCCGTGGAGGCCCTCGAGGGGGCCTCCGAGGCCTTCCTCACCAACGCGGTGCGCCTCCTCCTCCCCCTCCGGTCCGTGCGCCTTCCCGGCGGTGCCCGCATCTCGCTCCCCGCTGGCCCCCTCACCGAGACCTTCCGGGCCGCGCTGTGGAACCGGTTTGTTGAGGGCTGA
- a CDS encoding 2Fe-2S iron-sulfur cluster-binding protein: protein MTTEVQAALVQLEVDGQTVAVPEGSTLLEAIRALGKDVPTLCYHPVLEPIGVCRICVVEVEGSRTLVPACIRKVEPGMRVRTDTPRVRLSRRMVAELLQSSVDTSLAPDVQRYAEEYGARPERWARFRPEGPPRPRAPKVDNELYVRDLDRCILCYRCVRVCGEEVQNSFAIAVAGRGLEARIDPGFDLPLPESACVFCGNCVAVCPTEALVPKTQFEMRRAGTWDETRQRVVTTVCPYCGVGCNLELHVQDDRIVKVTAPPDDPITRGFLCIKGRFGWTYVHAGVDPKPEMKTP, encoded by the coding sequence ATGACCACCGAGGTGCAGGCTGCGCTCGTGCAGCTCGAGGTGGACGGGCAGACCGTCGCGGTCCCCGAAGGGTCCACGCTTCTAGAGGCCATCCGGGCCTTGGGCAAGGACGTCCCCACCCTCTGCTACCACCCCGTCCTGGAGCCCATCGGGGTCTGCCGGATCTGCGTGGTGGAGGTCGAGGGCTCCCGCACCCTGGTGCCGGCCTGCATCCGGAAGGTCGAGCCCGGGATGCGGGTGCGCACGGACACCCCGCGCGTGCGGCTCAGCCGCCGCATGGTGGCAGAACTCCTGCAGAGCTCCGTGGACACGAGCCTTGCCCCGGACGTGCAGCGCTACGCGGAGGAGTACGGAGCCCGGCCTGAGCGGTGGGCGCGCTTCCGACCGGAGGGCCCTCCGCGCCCGCGGGCTCCCAAGGTGGACAACGAGCTGTACGTGCGGGACCTGGATCGGTGCATCCTCTGCTACCGGTGCGTGCGGGTGTGCGGGGAGGAAGTGCAGAACAGCTTCGCCATCGCGGTGGCCGGAAGGGGGCTCGAGGCCCGCATCGACCCCGGGTTTGACCTGCCGCTTCCCGAGAGCGCCTGCGTGTTCTGCGGGAACTGTGTGGCGGTCTGCCCCACGGAAGCCCTGGTCCCGAAGACCCAGTTCGAGATGCGGCGGGCGGGCACCTGGGACGAGACGCGGCAGCGGGTGGTGACCACCGTGTGCCCCTACTGCGGGGTGGGCTGCAACCTGGAGCTCCACGTGCAGGACGACCGCATCGTGAAGGTGACGGCACCGCCCGACGATCCCATCACCCGCGGGTTCCTGTGCATCAAGGGCCGCTTCGGCTGGACCTACGTGCACGCGGGGGTGGATCCGAAGCCGGAGATGAAGACCCCGTAG
- a CDS encoding NAD(P)H-dependent oxidoreductase subunit E, whose product MSAAPLRGWGVELQRLEHVPPPTPEEQQALERVWGHLRPEERVGRRDLLLPALWAVQEARGWISYPAAAAICRELGLPVAEVYGVASFYALLATEPRPPRVIHLCDDIACMLRGAEALAQTLYRHLGSPVHEPAHGETYAQSPLPHGPASPVGSVPPLGWSRSPCLGQCDRGAAALVGEGVLLGLTPEALEERVRAWLRGEEGPAGPASPPTYLGWRGEGTPLLLARCDRVVPTSLEDYRAAGGYRGLERALEIGPEATIQEVERSGLIGRGGAAFPTGRKWALAAREAPPRYVVCNADESEPGTFKDRVLLEKDPFAVIEGLTIAGYAVGAERGYIYVRGEYPEAFRTLMQALEEARAAGYLGERILGTEFSFDIEVRRGAGAYVCGEETALFNSIEGFRGEPRNRPPFPTQVGLFRRPTVINNVETLASVPSILVRGGAWYAGLGTERSKGTKLVCVSGHVARPGVYEVTFGTPIRTVLEELAGGVPGGRRIRAVLCGGAAGTFLRPEELDTPLAVETLQAIGATLGSGALVVFDERADLWAVVERIARFFREESCGQCVPCRVGTQRQLELVAEMRRRGGRADPELRALLEDLAQVMRDASICGLGQLAPNAVLSSLRFQDRAGGVGTP is encoded by the coding sequence ATGAGCGCGGCCCCGCTCCGCGGATGGGGCGTGGAGCTCCAGCGGCTGGAGCACGTACCTCCGCCTACCCCTGAAGAGCAGCAGGCCCTGGAGCGGGTCTGGGGGCACCTGCGGCCGGAGGAGCGCGTGGGCCGCCGGGACCTGCTGCTTCCGGCCCTGTGGGCCGTGCAGGAGGCACGGGGCTGGATCTCCTACCCGGCGGCTGCAGCCATCTGCCGGGAGCTGGGGCTGCCGGTGGCGGAGGTGTACGGGGTGGCGAGCTTCTACGCGCTCCTCGCCACCGAGCCCCGGCCACCCCGGGTGATCCACCTCTGCGACGACATCGCCTGCATGCTCCGCGGCGCGGAAGCGCTCGCACAGACCCTCTACCGGCACCTTGGGAGCCCCGTCCACGAGCCCGCCCACGGAGAGACGTACGCCCAAAGCCCCCTTCCCCACGGGCCGGCATCGCCCGTGGGTTCCGTCCCGCCCCTGGGCTGGAGCCGCTCGCCCTGCCTCGGCCAGTGCGACCGGGGCGCGGCGGCCCTGGTGGGAGAGGGCGTGCTCCTGGGGCTCACCCCGGAGGCGCTGGAGGAGCGGGTGCGGGCGTGGTTGCGGGGAGAGGAAGGTCCGGCCGGACCCGCGTCCCCTCCCACTTACCTGGGATGGAGAGGAGAAGGGACGCCCCTGCTCCTGGCCCGGTGCGACCGGGTGGTGCCCACGTCCCTGGAGGACTACCGGGCGGCCGGCGGATATCGGGGGCTGGAACGGGCCCTCGAGATCGGGCCGGAGGCCACCATCCAGGAGGTGGAGCGCTCGGGGCTCATCGGGCGGGGCGGGGCCGCCTTCCCCACGGGCCGGAAGTGGGCCCTGGCGGCCCGGGAAGCACCTCCCCGGTACGTGGTCTGCAACGCGGACGAGAGCGAGCCCGGGACCTTCAAGGACCGGGTCCTCCTCGAGAAGGACCCCTTCGCGGTGATCGAGGGGCTCACCATCGCGGGATACGCGGTCGGGGCCGAGCGGGGGTACATCTACGTCCGGGGGGAGTATCCGGAAGCGTTCCGGACCCTCATGCAGGCCCTGGAGGAGGCCCGGGCCGCGGGATATCTGGGGGAGCGGATCCTGGGGACGGAGTTCTCCTTCGACATCGAGGTCCGCCGTGGGGCCGGGGCCTACGTCTGCGGGGAGGAGACGGCCCTCTTCAATTCCATCGAGGGGTTCCGGGGCGAGCCCAGGAACCGGCCGCCGTTTCCCACCCAGGTGGGGTTGTTCCGACGTCCCACGGTCATCAACAACGTGGAGACCCTGGCCTCGGTCCCTTCCATCCTCGTGCGGGGCGGTGCGTGGTACGCGGGGTTGGGGACCGAGCGCTCCAAGGGCACCAAGCTGGTCTGCGTGAGCGGGCACGTGGCCCGTCCCGGGGTCTATGAGGTCACCTTCGGCACCCCCATCCGCACGGTCCTGGAGGAGCTCGCGGGAGGTGTGCCCGGGGGCCGGCGGATCCGGGCGGTGCTCTGCGGCGGCGCGGCGGGGACCTTCCTCCGGCCCGAGGAACTCGACACCCCGCTGGCGGTGGAGACCCTCCAGGCCATCGGAGCCACCTTGGGCTCGGGGGCCCTCGTGGTCTTCGACGAGCGGGCGGACCTGTGGGCGGTGGTGGAGCGCATCGCACGGTTCTTCCGGGAGGAGTCCTGTGGCCAGTGCGTCCCCTGCCGGGTGGGGACCCAGCGGCAGCTGGAGCTGGTGGCCGAGATGCGGCGCAGGGGCGGCCGGGCGGACCCGGAGCTGCGGGCCCTGTTGGAGGACCTCGCCCAGGTGATGCGGGACGCCTCCATCTGCGGGCTGGGGCAGCTCGCGCCGAACGCGGTCCTGAGCAGTCTGCGGTTCCAAGACCGGGCCGGAGGAGTCGGGACACCATGA
- the fdhF gene encoding formate dehydrogenase subunit alpha, whose protein sequence is MGNDRGDLPGPDVRLTYPLVRKDGRLVRASWEEALDRAAEGLRRIRERYGGQGFGLFSCSKSTNELNYLAGKFARQVMGSNNVDSCNRTUHAPSVAGLAAVFGAGGGTNSYREMEETDLILLWGSNARETHPVMFLHMLKGVRNGARLVVIDPRRTSSVAFAHRWLPVRVGTDIALANAMGRLIIEEGLVNEEFVREATEGFERYREAVEPYTLEYAEAVTGVPRELIAATAREYATAPRAMICWTLGITEHHNAVDTVFSLINLALLTGHVGRYGSGLNPLRGQNNVQGGGDMGALPNRLVGFQNVEDPEVRARFERAWDCSIPPKAGWHLTAMYDAMEKGLLRGLYVIGENPVRSDANATRILRLFQELEFLVVQDIFLTATGELADVVFPAAAAWCESEGTVTNSERRVQRVRKALEPPGEAKDDLWILQQLARRLGRDWNYPDAEAVWNEVRALSPLHRGMSYRRLEELGGIQWPCPSEDHPGEQFLHSRLWKRPVEGPRAPFMPTHYEPPVDEVNEDYPLLLTTGRRLYFFNTGVQTALYRTPVPQEEYLVLNPADARRYGISSGDRVRVFSRRGSVEATAWVESTVPPGMCFMTLHFPEKTPTNFLTVDAADPKSGTAEFKATAVRVEPLRTQRVAVGVGREIAR, encoded by the coding sequence CTGGGGAACGATCGGGGAGATCTCCCGGGCCCGGACGTGCGCCTCACCTACCCCCTGGTGCGCAAGGACGGACGGCTGGTCCGGGCCAGTTGGGAGGAGGCCCTGGACCGGGCCGCCGAAGGGCTGCGGCGCATCCGGGAGCGGTACGGAGGCCAGGGCTTCGGGCTGTTCAGCTGCTCCAAGTCCACCAACGAGCTCAACTACCTGGCCGGGAAGTTCGCGCGCCAGGTGATGGGCTCGAACAACGTCGATAGCTGCAACCGCACCTGACACGCCCCCAGCGTCGCCGGTCTGGCGGCGGTGTTCGGCGCGGGCGGAGGGACCAACTCCTACCGGGAGATGGAGGAGACGGACCTCATCCTCCTGTGGGGGTCCAATGCCCGGGAGACCCACCCGGTGATGTTCTTGCACATGCTCAAGGGCGTGCGGAACGGCGCGCGCCTTGTGGTCATCGATCCCCGGCGAACCTCGAGCGTGGCCTTCGCCCACCGGTGGCTCCCCGTGCGGGTGGGCACGGACATCGCCCTCGCGAACGCCATGGGCCGGCTGATCATCGAGGAGGGGCTCGTCAACGAGGAGTTCGTCCGGGAGGCCACGGAGGGATTCGAGCGGTACCGGGAGGCGGTGGAACCCTACACCCTGGAATACGCGGAGGCCGTCACGGGAGTCCCCCGGGAGCTCATCGCGGCCACGGCCCGGGAGTACGCCACTGCCCCCCGCGCCATGATCTGCTGGACCCTGGGGATCACGGAGCACCACAACGCGGTGGACACCGTCTTCAGTTTGATCAACCTCGCGCTGCTCACGGGCCACGTGGGCCGCTACGGGTCCGGCCTCAACCCCCTGCGGGGCCAGAACAACGTCCAGGGGGGAGGCGACATGGGGGCCCTCCCCAACCGGCTCGTGGGGTTCCAGAACGTGGAGGACCCGGAGGTGCGGGCCCGGTTCGAGCGGGCCTGGGACTGCTCCATCCCGCCCAAGGCGGGCTGGCACCTGACGGCCATGTACGACGCGATGGAGAAGGGCCTCCTCCGGGGCCTGTACGTCATCGGCGAGAACCCCGTGCGCTCGGACGCCAACGCCACCCGCATCCTCCGGCTGTTCCAAGAGCTCGAGTTCCTGGTGGTGCAGGACATCTTTCTCACCGCCACGGGCGAGCTCGCGGACGTGGTCTTTCCCGCGGCCGCGGCCTGGTGCGAGTCCGAGGGGACCGTTACCAACAGCGAGCGGCGGGTGCAGCGCGTCCGCAAGGCCCTCGAGCCTCCCGGGGAAGCGAAGGACGACCTCTGGATCCTCCAGCAGCTCGCCCGGCGGCTCGGACGGGACTGGAACTACCCCGATGCGGAGGCGGTGTGGAACGAGGTGCGGGCGCTCTCGCCGCTGCACCGGGGCATGAGTTACCGCCGCCTGGAGGAGCTCGGCGGGATCCAGTGGCCCTGCCCGAGCGAGGACCACCCCGGGGAGCAGTTCCTGCACAGCCGGCTGTGGAAGCGTCCGGTGGAAGGCCCCCGGGCGCCCTTCATGCCCACCCACTACGAACCGCCCGTGGACGAGGTGAACGAGGACTACCCGCTCTTGCTCACCACCGGGCGCAGGCTCTACTTCTTCAACACGGGCGTGCAGACGGCCCTGTACAGAACGCCCGTCCCCCAGGAAGAGTACCTGGTGCTCAACCCCGCGGACGCCAGGCGTTACGGCATCTCCTCCGGGGACCGCGTGCGGGTCTTTTCCCGGAGAGGGTCCGTGGAGGCGACCGCCTGGGTGGAGTCCACGGTCCCGCCCGGGATGTGCTTCATGACCCTGCACTTCCCCGAGAAGACCCCGACCAACTTCCTGACCGTGGACGCCGCGGATCCCAAGTCCGGGACCGCGGAGTTCAAGGCCACCGCGGTCCGGGTGGAGCCCCTCCGAACGCAGCGGGTCGCGGTGGGGGTCGGGAGGGAGATCGCCCGATGA
- a CDS encoding permease, translated as MASVEAGSYAKGRPVASRYSLILGVFLGFVGLLLFTVVDLRRGFLLPPSLYTKVGSPSAILYFHPIHLLLLSAALLGSVGLHRALARGERRALAAGVDLPRARNVTAGVLLVALVVDLFVYRGVQAARIAHAGHLGVSFAFPVPSFPGWARPVAEAVNYLLVTWHATTLGILIGGLLLVLLRAGAFEWLEGMLRAGGLRAHVAGSLLALPYPFCSCCAGPVGASLSRAGTSLDALLSFLVASPMLNLTTLVLATALLPAPYALLRILGGVVLAVFGTHLVLRVLRTSGRVVAYRPSPWMDRLARLFALEQGLAEGDARTPATLVTAWLRTSWRLARVAIPVLFLAAVLTGALAPVIVSFAGRNDLPSTLKAAAAGTLLMIPTWTELAVARPLIQQGITGPAAALLLTLPAVSLPSLAVVGMALGDYRPCAFLAGTVFLAGILAGLAFGGL; from the coding sequence ATGGCGTCCGTGGAGGCCGGTTCCTACGCGAAGGGGCGGCCCGTCGCATCCCGGTACTCCCTGATTCTCGGGGTGTTCCTGGGGTTCGTGGGACTTTTGCTGTTCACCGTGGTGGATCTGCGGCGGGGGTTTCTCCTTCCCCCAAGCCTTTACACCAAGGTGGGTTCCCCCTCCGCGATCCTCTACTTCCACCCCATCCACCTCCTGCTGCTTTCTGCGGCACTCCTCGGGAGCGTGGGGTTGCATCGGGCCCTCGCCCGTGGAGAGCGCAGGGCCCTGGCCGCGGGCGTGGATCTCCCGCGGGCCCGGAACGTCACCGCGGGGGTGCTGCTCGTGGCGCTGGTGGTGGATCTCTTCGTGTACCGGGGCGTGCAGGCGGCGCGCATCGCCCACGCGGGGCATCTGGGGGTGAGTTTCGCGTTCCCGGTCCCGTCCTTCCCGGGCTGGGCGCGGCCGGTGGCGGAGGCGGTGAACTACCTGCTGGTGACATGGCACGCCACCACCCTGGGGATCCTGATCGGGGGGCTGCTGCTCGTGCTGCTGCGCGCCGGAGCATTCGAGTGGCTGGAGGGGATGCTGCGCGCCGGGGGATTGCGGGCCCACGTGGCCGGCTCCCTCCTCGCCCTCCCGTATCCTTTTTGCTCCTGCTGCGCGGGCCCGGTGGGCGCGAGCCTTTCCCGGGCGGGCACAAGTCTGGACGCCCTGCTCTCCTTCCTCGTGGCTTCCCCCATGCTGAACCTCACCACCCTCGTGCTCGCCACCGCCCTACTGCCCGCGCCGTACGCGCTGCTGCGCATCCTCGGCGGGGTGGTGCTCGCGGTGTTCGGGACGCACCTCGTCTTGCGGGTCCTTCGGACTTCCGGGCGCGTGGTCGCTTACCGTCCAAGTCCCTGGATGGACCGTCTCGCGCGCCTTTTCGCGCTGGAGCAGGGGCTCGCGGAGGGCGATGCCCGCACCCCCGCCACCCTGGTGACGGCCTGGCTCCGGACCTCGTGGCGGCTGGCCCGGGTCGCGATCCCCGTGCTCTTCCTGGCCGCGGTCCTCACGGGGGCGCTCGCCCCCGTGATCGTCTCCTTCGCGGGCCGCAACGACCTCCCGAGCACCCTCAAAGCCGCGGCGGCGGGAACCCTGCTCATGATCCCCACCTGGACCGAGCTCGCGGTGGCGAGGCCGCTCATCCAGCAAGGAATCACGGGGCCTGCGGCCGCGCTGCTGCTCACCCTGCCCGCGGTGAGCCTGCCGAGCCTCGCGGTGGTGGGGATGGCCCTCGGGGACTACCGGCCCTGTGCGTTCCTTGCGGGGACGGTGTTCCTGGCAGGGATCCTCGCGGGCCTGGCTTTCGGCGGTCTATAA
- a CDS encoding LysR family transcriptional regulator, with protein sequence MLDSLRIFRLVATSRSFTEAARQAALTRPAVSQHIRRLERLFGTRLLVRTTRRVELTEAGRVLLEHAERVLEEVARLESAMRDLSPRRTAPLLVGASTLPGEYLLPGALLAFRDRFPETEVRVWIGDTEAVVGWVRTGQVELGFVGQPPAGPELVVEPVVEDEIVLLLPPGYTAPDPLDVEALTRIPLVLREPGSATRATLLAALERAGVRPDRLRVVGQLGSPEAVKAAVRAGVGAAFLSRFCLRPGEGPAVRVQGLSLRRWVCACWHRARPPDRFAQALIDFLRASAVPEG encoded by the coding sequence ATGCTGGACTCCCTGCGGATCTTTCGGCTGGTGGCCACCTCCCGGAGCTTCACGGAGGCGGCCCGCCAGGCAGCCCTCACCCGCCCCGCGGTGAGCCAGCACATCCGGCGGCTGGAGCGCCTGTTCGGCACCCGGCTGCTGGTGCGCACCACCCGCCGGGTAGAGCTCACGGAGGCCGGCCGGGTGCTGCTGGAGCATGCGGAGAGGGTTCTGGAGGAGGTGGCTCGGCTGGAGAGCGCCATGAGGGATCTGAGCCCCCGGCGCACGGCCCCGCTCCTCGTAGGCGCGAGCACCCTTCCCGGCGAGTACCTGCTTCCGGGGGCCCTTCTGGCGTTCCGGGACCGGTTCCCCGAGACCGAGGTGCGGGTGTGGATCGGGGACACGGAGGCGGTGGTGGGGTGGGTCCGGACCGGGCAGGTGGAGCTGGGGTTCGTGGGCCAGCCCCCGGCAGGACCTGAGCTCGTGGTAGAGCCGGTGGTGGAGGACGAGATCGTGCTGCTGCTCCCTCCGGGCTACACCGCGCCGGATCCGCTCGACGTGGAGGCCCTTACCCGGATCCCCCTCGTGCTCCGGGAGCCGGGCTCCGCGACCCGGGCAACCCTGCTGGCCGCGCTCGAGCGGGCGGGCGTAAGGCCCGACCGGCTCCGGGTGGTGGGGCAGCTGGGGAGCCCGGAGGCGGTGAAGGCCGCGGTGCGGGCCGGGGTGGGTGCCGCGTTCCTCTCCCGGTTCTGTCTCCGTCCGGGGGAGGGGCCCGCGGTGCGGGTACAGGGGCTTTCCCTGCGGCGGTGGGTGTGCGCGTGCTGGCACAGGGCCCGTCCCCCGGATCGCTTTGCCCAAGCGCTCATCGATTTCCTACGGGCGTCCGCGGTTCCGGAGGGCTGA